A window from Streptomyces sp. NBC_00299 encodes these proteins:
- a CDS encoding bestrophin-like domain, producing the protein MPEWLVLTLAMLAACSVVVLITFVRHRTAPDDEDPSETPDVIEYMTMWIGVVYAIVLGLAIAGVWEGRSAAQDHVQAEAVALHEISERVRIYPADIRDRIREDVNAYVGHVVTTEWKSMADDGRMTERGTELLQRVREDVTDYEPRTDFEAQAYQPLLDQVTAADQARNARANSTGETMPGVVWFGLIAGGVVTIGMIFALQIRRTPRELVLAGLFSALIAFLLFLIWDFDAPYSRGVTASAEPFLELFPQAKD; encoded by the coding sequence TTGCCGGAATGGCTTGTTCTCACCCTCGCGATGCTGGCCGCCTGCTCCGTGGTGGTCCTCATCACCTTCGTCCGGCACCGCACCGCGCCGGACGACGAGGATCCCTCCGAGACCCCGGACGTCATCGAGTACATGACGATGTGGATCGGTGTGGTGTACGCCATCGTCCTGGGCCTTGCCATCGCGGGCGTGTGGGAGGGCCGTAGCGCCGCCCAGGACCACGTCCAGGCGGAGGCCGTGGCGCTGCACGAGATCTCGGAACGGGTGCGGATTTATCCGGCCGACATCCGCGACCGCATTCGGGAGGATGTCAACGCCTATGTCGGACACGTCGTGACCACCGAGTGGAAGTCGATGGCCGACGACGGGCGGATGACCGAGCGCGGCACCGAGCTGCTGCAGCGCGTCCGCGAGGACGTCACCGACTACGAGCCGAGGACGGACTTCGAGGCGCAGGCCTACCAGCCGCTCCTCGACCAGGTGACCGCGGCCGACCAGGCGCGCAACGCCCGCGCGAACTCGACCGGGGAGACGATGCCGGGTGTGGTGTGGTTCGGGCTGATCGCCGGCGGCGTCGTCACCATCGGGATGATCTTCGCGCTGCAGATCCGGCGCACACCCCGCGAACTGGTCCTCGCCGGGCTGTTCTCCGCCCTGATCGCCTTCCTGCTCTTCCTCATCTGGGACTTCGACGCGCCGTACAGCCGTGGCGTCACGGCGTCGGCGGAACCGTTCCTCGAACTGTTCCCACAGGCCAAGGACTGA
- a CDS encoding class F sortase, protein MSASELAERAELAEEEERRKKRAPWGVIALVLLTGLALVRNGSGEFDEGPPQPASAAAPDTRVPGGLFAGATQPLPYALPDRVRIPGIQVDAPMIPVGLDVDGWVGAPPPEDPNLAGWFTGSVSPGEKGTAVVVGHVDNSQGPAVFYGLGGLQKGNRVEIVRKDGKTAVFEIYGIEVFEKNNFPGDRVYASKGSAELRVITCGGGFSQQNGYDGNVVAFASLVEVR, encoded by the coding sequence ATGTCTGCGTCCGAGCTGGCCGAACGGGCCGAACTCGCCGAAGAGGAGGAGCGGCGGAAGAAGCGTGCTCCTTGGGGAGTGATAGCGCTGGTTCTGCTGACCGGCCTCGCGCTCGTTCGCAACGGCTCGGGTGAGTTCGACGAGGGGCCTCCGCAGCCGGCCTCGGCGGCCGCCCCTGACACCCGGGTGCCCGGGGGCCTCTTCGCCGGGGCCACGCAGCCGCTGCCGTACGCCCTGCCGGACCGCGTCAGGATTCCCGGCATCCAGGTGGACGCGCCGATGATCCCGGTCGGTCTGGACGTGGACGGCTGGGTCGGCGCGCCACCGCCGGAGGACCCCAACCTGGCAGGCTGGTTCACCGGTTCGGTGTCTCCGGGTGAGAAGGGCACCGCGGTGGTCGTCGGGCATGTCGACAACAGCCAGGGCCCCGCCGTGTTCTACGGACTCGGGGGCCTGCAGAAGGGAAATCGCGTCGAGATCGTCCGCAAGGACGGAAAGACGGCCGTTTTCGAGATCTACGGCATCGAGGTGTTCGAGAAGAACAACTTTCCCGGCGACCGGGTCTACGCCTCGAAGGGGAGCGCCGAATTGCGGGTCATCACCTGCGGCGGCGGTTTCTCCCAGCAGAACGGTTACGACGGGAACGTCGTCGCTTTCGCCAGCCTGGTCGAGGTGCGCTGA